The Frondihabitans australicus genome includes a region encoding these proteins:
- a CDS encoding Dyp-type peroxidase, which produces MSNRADGTRVPIDAQSIDAPLTKAAVFLTLTVKPDLDDADAVRDILDGLDDLIKTIGFRDLAARLTCVVGLGPGLWKRLSPGSAPAELHPFVPIDGTPHRAPSTAGDLLFHIRADRPDFCFELERLILATLGEHVRIEDEVQGFRYFDTRDLLGFVDGTANPVAQELDAAALVGADDPTWAGGSFIVVQKYLHDLTRWNDLTTDEQEAIIGRSKADNIERDSDAEERPSHKTLATITDDDGNEYDILRDNMPFGRPGAGEYGTYFIGYAGHLWVIEKMLQRMFLGETPGQYDRILDFSTAVTGATFFAPSRQQMALLAAGPAAAAMENTAASTDGSSSAPSSAPTLGIGSLKAPTGE; this is translated from the coding sequence ATGAGCAACCGCGCTGACGGGACCCGTGTCCCCATCGACGCCCAAAGCATCGACGCACCGCTGACCAAAGCGGCCGTCTTCCTCACCCTGACCGTGAAACCAGACTTAGACGACGCCGACGCTGTGCGAGACATCCTCGACGGCCTCGATGACCTGATCAAAACAATCGGCTTCCGGGATTTGGCAGCTCGACTCACCTGCGTCGTCGGCCTCGGACCGGGCCTTTGGAAGCGGCTGTCACCAGGAAGCGCACCAGCAGAACTTCACCCGTTCGTCCCCATCGACGGGACACCCCACCGGGCGCCTTCAACCGCCGGCGACCTGCTCTTTCACATTCGGGCGGACAGGCCCGACTTCTGCTTCGAACTGGAACGGCTTATCCTCGCCACCCTCGGAGAGCACGTGCGGATCGAAGACGAGGTGCAGGGATTCCGCTACTTCGACACCCGGGACCTCCTCGGCTTCGTCGACGGCACCGCGAACCCCGTCGCCCAAGAACTCGACGCCGCAGCTCTGGTCGGGGCAGACGACCCGACGTGGGCCGGCGGCAGCTTCATCGTCGTCCAGAAATACCTCCACGACCTCACACGCTGGAACGATCTGACGACCGACGAGCAAGAGGCCATCATCGGCCGGTCCAAAGCAGACAACATCGAACGCGACTCAGACGCCGAAGAGCGGCCCTCGCACAAGACGCTCGCCACCATCACCGACGATGACGGCAACGAATACGACATCCTCCGCGACAACATGCCTTTCGGCAGGCCGGGCGCAGGAGAGTACGGGACATACTTCATCGGCTATGCCGGACACCTGTGGGTCATCGAGAAGATGCTCCAACGAATGTTCCTCGGAGAAACCCCCGGGCAATACGACCGCATCCTGGACTTCTCCACAGCCGTCACCGGCGCCACCTTCTTCGCCCCATCCCGTCAGCAGATGGCACTGCTCGCCGCCGGCCCAGCGGCGGCAGCCATGGAGAACACCGCAGCGTCAACCGACGGCTCCTCCTCAGCGCCTTCGAGCGCGCCCACCTTGGGCATCGGTTCCCTAAAAGCACCCACCGGAGAGTGA
- a CDS encoding family 1 encapsulin nanocompartment shell protein, with protein sequence MNHLLRDLAPFGVDAWTMLDDEARSRLTGSLSARRIVDFDGPLGWKHSAVDLGRTDPLTSAPSSIQARRRKLLPLSELRAGFRLSRNELLDFSRGATDIDLGPLDEAALALAAFENEIIFHGWSDAGITGIVEASSHADVAHDGEAASYRDSVAEGVAALRRAGVDGPYTLAAGPDDWVALVDTDDAGYPLRKQLHGILGGPIEWTPGLRNSVIVSARGGDYQLTVGEDLALGYASHDATTVDLYVEETLAFRVNTPEAAVRVVPQL encoded by the coding sequence ATGAACCACTTGCTGCGAGACCTAGCCCCGTTCGGCGTCGACGCATGGACGATGCTCGACGACGAAGCCCGAAGCCGACTCACCGGGTCGCTTTCTGCACGTCGAATCGTCGATTTCGATGGCCCGCTCGGCTGGAAACACTCGGCCGTCGACCTAGGGCGGACGGACCCCCTGACGTCAGCGCCTTCCTCCATCCAGGCTCGCCGCCGCAAACTCCTGCCGTTATCGGAACTCCGAGCCGGATTCCGACTGAGCAGAAACGAACTCCTCGATTTCTCCCGGGGCGCAACCGACATCGACCTCGGACCGCTGGACGAGGCTGCTCTCGCGCTGGCCGCGTTCGAGAACGAGATCATCTTCCACGGGTGGTCCGACGCGGGCATCACCGGCATCGTCGAAGCGTCCTCCCATGCTGACGTCGCCCACGATGGTGAAGCAGCGTCCTATCGCGACAGTGTCGCCGAAGGCGTCGCCGCACTGCGCCGCGCAGGCGTGGACGGCCCCTACACGCTGGCCGCCGGACCCGACGATTGGGTTGCCCTCGTCGACACGGACGATGCCGGCTACCCGCTGCGCAAGCAACTGCACGGCATCCTCGGCGGACCCATCGAGTGGACTCCCGGCCTGCGGAACTCGGTCATCGTCAGCGCACGCGGAGGCGACTACCAACTGACCGTCGGTGAAGACTTGGCCCTCGGCTACGCGTCGCACGACGCAACCACCGTCGACCTCTACGTGGAGGAGACCCTCGCGTTCCGGGTGAACACGCCAGAAGCCGCCGTCCGTGTCGTGCCGCAGCTCTAA
- a CDS encoding molybdopterin-dependent oxidoreductase gives MAGFEGFASRRQTDPALPPGQHLERGFPVLSAGPDPNIKVWELQVATETGQRSWSWDDFLALPQEDITTDIHCVTSWSKLGTHWRGVSVDTLFDGLKTEQRFAMARSYGGYTTNLPLEDLLGGKAWVMHTFEGRPLASEHGGPARLFVPHLYFWKSAKWLQGIQTMAVDRPGFWENYGYHNHGDPWKEERYA, from the coding sequence ATGGCCGGATTCGAAGGATTCGCGAGCCGCCGGCAAACCGACCCGGCTCTTCCACCAGGGCAGCACCTGGAGCGGGGTTTCCCGGTCCTGTCCGCCGGCCCAGACCCGAACATCAAGGTGTGGGAGCTGCAGGTCGCCACCGAGACCGGGCAACGCTCCTGGTCGTGGGACGACTTCCTGGCGCTGCCCCAAGAGGACATCACCACCGACATTCATTGCGTGACCAGCTGGTCCAAGCTCGGAACCCACTGGCGGGGCGTGTCCGTCGACACCCTCTTCGACGGACTGAAGACTGAGCAGAGGTTCGCCATGGCCCGCTCCTACGGCGGATACACCACGAACTTGCCCCTGGAGGACCTCCTGGGCGGCAAAGCGTGGGTCATGCACACGTTCGAAGGTCGACCTCTTGCTTCCGAGCACGGCGGCCCGGCACGCCTGTTCGTCCCCCACCTGTACTTCTGGAAGAGCGCCAAATGGCTGCAGGGCATCCAGACCATGGCCGTCGACCGGCCAGGCTTCTGGGAGAACTACGGATATCACAACCACGGAGACCCATGGAAAGAGGAACGCTACGCGTGA
- a CDS encoding FAD-binding oxidoreductase produces the protein MSTDWRPAICVQGRPETLSSRSIRLKVDNLGPVVAGQHIDIRLTADDGYQAVRSYSLSATPRGGPGGTPLGNSEVEIAVEELPEGEVSPYLVEALAPGDPLEVRGPVGGWFVWHPTDSEPVQLIGGGSGVAPLVAILRARIASTSAVPMRLLYSVRAPDTVYFADELASYTTSPNITVDLAYTRVAPHGEARPPGRLTDRDIENFVQEPGSGIVYVCGPNSFVAAVTDLLLARGYDSAAIRTERFGGA, from the coding sequence GTGAGCACCGACTGGCGCCCCGCCATCTGCGTTCAGGGCCGACCCGAGACGTTGAGCTCTCGGAGCATCCGTCTCAAAGTTGACAACCTCGGACCGGTCGTCGCCGGTCAGCACATCGACATTCGGCTGACGGCCGACGACGGCTACCAGGCTGTTCGTTCCTATTCCCTGTCTGCGACACCTCGCGGAGGCCCTGGAGGGACACCGCTGGGTAACAGCGAAGTTGAAATCGCTGTCGAAGAACTGCCCGAAGGTGAAGTCTCCCCGTACCTTGTCGAAGCTCTTGCCCCCGGAGACCCGCTGGAAGTCCGTGGACCCGTTGGCGGCTGGTTCGTCTGGCACCCCACTGATTCAGAGCCAGTGCAACTCATCGGTGGCGGATCTGGCGTCGCCCCGCTCGTCGCCATTCTCCGCGCCCGCATCGCTTCAACCAGCGCTGTACCGATGCGGCTGCTGTACTCCGTCCGTGCTCCTGACACCGTGTACTTCGCCGACGAACTGGCCAGCTACACCACCTCGCCCAACATCACCGTGGATCTGGCGTACACGCGTGTGGCTCCACACGGTGAGGCTCGCCCGCCCGGGCGTCTCACCGACCGGGACATTGAGAACTTCGTCCAGGAACCCGGCTCTGGAATCGTGTACGTCTGTGGCCCGAACTCGTTCGTCGCGGCCGTCACCGACTTGCTCCTCGCCCGCGGCTACGACTCCGCGGCCATTCGCACGGAACGCTTCGGAGGAGCCTGA
- a CDS encoding nuclear transport factor 2 family protein — protein MLDPLEEAVAKMTTAVEHELVVRDFIDNLNTHDVLELEPFLSTHVVYQPSTCSLVRGRGEVLRLCEAIIDNFEIFRIEPIHVATCGDRVLVEQALLLGFPGQPIRELMSFASFEVHDCQITVWRQLHG, from the coding sequence ATGCTCGACCCTCTTGAGGAAGCCGTTGCAAAGATGACGACCGCCGTCGAGCACGAGCTCGTCGTCCGCGATTTCATCGACAATCTGAACACCCACGATGTCCTCGAACTCGAACCGTTCCTCAGCACACACGTCGTCTACCAGCCGAGTACGTGCAGTCTCGTGCGGGGCCGCGGCGAAGTCCTACGGCTGTGCGAAGCCATCATCGACAACTTCGAGATCTTCCGAATCGAGCCCATCCATGTGGCCACGTGCGGTGACCGCGTCCTCGTCGAACAAGCCCTCCTGCTGGGCTTCCCCGGCCAGCCGATCCGGGAGTTGATGAGCTTCGCCAGCTTCGAGGTTCACGACTGCCAGATCACCGTCTGGCGTCAGTTGCACGGATGA
- a CDS encoding SDR family oxidoreductase: MKTTTSRIALVTGGSGTLGGTISRRLAADGMCVAVHYFTHAEKARDIVDQIIDDGGEAIAVAGDITDEANMRYVFDMVLAEYGGVDVVVHTASRTFEGLLSHLDLRAADQILKANILGTLTVNQLALQLVRDGGAIVNMASADVRLTPAGRSITTASHAAVEALSMTLAREARGRNITVNSVSPGSVATPQLLEGKDGPALTDLAKDSPLERLGQPSDIAEVVSLLAGRARWLNGQNLHVNGGTA, encoded by the coding sequence ATGAAGACGACGACCAGCCGCATCGCACTCGTCACCGGCGGTTCCGGGACCCTGGGAGGAACGATCAGCAGGCGTCTCGCCGCCGACGGCATGTGTGTCGCCGTGCACTACTTCACCCACGCCGAGAAAGCTCGCGACATCGTCGACCAGATCATCGACGACGGCGGTGAAGCCATCGCCGTCGCCGGCGACATCACCGACGAGGCAAACATGCGCTACGTGTTCGACATGGTCCTCGCCGAGTACGGCGGTGTCGACGTCGTCGTCCACACGGCGTCGCGGACCTTCGAAGGACTCCTCAGCCACTTGGACCTTCGAGCCGCCGATCAGATCCTCAAGGCGAACATCCTCGGCACGCTGACGGTGAACCAGCTGGCACTGCAACTCGTCCGCGACGGCGGCGCCATCGTCAACATGGCCTCCGCAGACGTTCGACTGACGCCCGCCGGCCGAAGCATCACCACCGCGTCACACGCAGCCGTCGAGGCGTTGTCGATGACGTTGGCCCGTGAGGCGCGAGGCCGAAACATCACCGTCAATTCCGTCTCCCCGGGCAGCGTCGCAACGCCACAGCTCCTGGAAGGGAAAGACGGACCCGCCCTCACGGATCTCGCCAAAGACTCCCCGCTCGAACGTCTCGGACAACCCTCCGACATCGCCGAAGTCGTCTCCCTGCTCGCCGGTCGTGCCCGCTGGTTGAACGGCCAGAACCTGCACGTCAACGGCGGAACCGCGTAG
- a CDS encoding NAD(P)H-dependent oxidoreductase: MSTLIILAHPNKEAARINASLAEPLLEKGDVTLHDLYAEYPDHIIDAKLEQRLLLEHTHIVLQFPLHWYSVPGLLKDWMDRVLERGWAYGDDGGPGFLRGKSLQVAVSTSEDAREYEPGRPQYFTIDQFLVPLKATALRLGMTWETPIVVDNVLEDGSGLRNHVGTYIDGVGAGRR; the protein is encoded by the coding sequence ATGTCGACACTCATCATCCTCGCCCACCCGAACAAAGAGGCGGCCAGGATCAACGCATCGCTCGCGGAACCACTCCTCGAGAAGGGGGACGTCACCCTGCACGACCTCTACGCCGAATACCCCGACCACATCATCGACGCGAAACTCGAACAGCGGCTCCTCCTGGAACACACCCACATCGTTCTGCAGTTCCCATTGCACTGGTACTCCGTCCCCGGGCTGCTGAAAGACTGGATGGACCGCGTCCTTGAACGGGGCTGGGCGTATGGCGACGACGGCGGTCCCGGTTTCCTCCGCGGCAAGTCCCTGCAAGTGGCCGTCTCCACCTCGGAAGACGCCCGCGAATACGAACCGGGCCGGCCCCAGTACTTCACCATCGACCAGTTCCTCGTGCCCTTGAAAGCGACAGCGCTGCGACTCGGCATGACGTGGGAGACCCCGATCGTCGTCGACAACGTCCTGGAAGACGGTTCGGGTCTGAGAAACCACGTCGGCACCTACATCGATGGTGTCGGTGCGGGACGCCGATGA
- a CDS encoding NAD-dependent formate dehydrogenase: protein MAKVLCVLYPDPVTGYPPQYARDSIPKLTEYPGGMSLPTPSTIDFTPGELLGCVSGELGLRKFLESQGHEFIVTSDKDGADSEFDRHLPTADIVISQPFWPAYLSADRIAKAPNLKLAITAGIGSDHVDLDAAIARGITVAEETYSNSISVSEHAVMQILALVRNYLPAHEWVVNGGWNIADSVERSYDLEGMDCGVIAAGRIGLAVLRRLKPFGVKLHYFERRRLAPEIEEELGLMYHSDVESMLEMIDVLSIHAPLQPETYHLFDDAMIGKMRRGSYIVNTARAEIMERDAVVRALRSGQLAGYAGDVWYPQPPAVDHPWRTMPHEGMTPHMSGSSLSAQARYAAGTREILEDWFAGTPIREEYLIVDGGKLAGAGAVAYTTGGASSPGSSGS, encoded by the coding sequence ATGGCGAAAGTGCTCTGCGTCCTCTACCCGGACCCCGTGACGGGGTACCCGCCGCAGTACGCACGCGACAGCATCCCGAAGCTGACCGAGTACCCGGGCGGGATGTCCTTGCCGACGCCGTCGACCATCGACTTCACCCCGGGGGAGCTGCTCGGCTGCGTCAGCGGGGAATTGGGGTTGAGGAAGTTCCTGGAGTCTCAGGGGCACGAGTTCATCGTCACATCCGACAAGGACGGCGCAGACTCGGAATTCGACCGGCACCTGCCCACGGCAGACATCGTCATCTCGCAACCGTTCTGGCCGGCCTACCTGTCGGCGGACCGCATCGCCAAGGCTCCCAACCTCAAGCTCGCCATCACCGCAGGAATCGGTTCTGATCACGTTGACTTGGACGCGGCGATTGCCCGGGGCATCACCGTGGCTGAAGAGACGTACAGCAACAGCATCAGCGTGTCCGAGCACGCGGTCATGCAGATCCTCGCACTGGTGCGCAACTACTTGCCGGCACACGAGTGGGTCGTCAACGGCGGGTGGAACATCGCCGACAGTGTCGAACGCTCCTACGATCTCGAAGGGATGGACTGCGGTGTCATCGCGGCCGGGCGGATCGGGCTTGCCGTTCTGCGCCGACTGAAGCCCTTCGGCGTCAAGCTGCACTACTTCGAACGTCGGCGCCTCGCGCCCGAGATCGAAGAGGAGCTGGGGCTGATGTATCACTCCGACGTCGAATCGATGCTGGAGATGATCGACGTTCTGTCCATTCACGCGCCGCTGCAACCGGAGACGTACCACCTCTTCGACGACGCGATGATCGGGAAGATGCGCCGCGGGTCGTACATCGTGAACACGGCGCGGGCCGAAATCATGGAGCGCGACGCCGTCGTTCGCGCTCTTCGGTCCGGTCAGCTCGCGGGTTACGCCGGCGACGTCTGGTATCCGCAACCGCCCGCGGTCGACCACCCGTGGAGGACGATGCCCCATGAGGGGATGACGCCTCACATGTCGGGGTCATCCCTCTCGGCGCAGGCACGTTACGCGGCCGGCACGCGGGAGATCCTCGAAGACTGGTTCGCGGGGACCCCGATTCGGGAGGAGTACCTCATCGTCGACGGAGGCAAGCTCGCCGGAGCCGGAGCCGTGGCGTACACGACCGGCGGGGCGTCAAGCCCTGGCAGCAGTGGCTCCTGA
- a CDS encoding MFS transporter produces the protein MAPDPERSHAGTVAGISFAAFAVPNFRKFAIGQAVSLIGTWTETVALALLVLHLTNSGFLLGLVTAARYVPVLLLTPYAGLIVDRSSKRRVLLVTQTGLAGLSVVMGTLAFAGRANLPAVFTIAVAFGCLSALDNPARQAFIPEIVGRDLIRNAVTINSTFVNVGRALGPLLAAVLVATAGIGWCFYINAASFGAVIIALTLLDRAQLAPTVPVPRTRGQFTAGVRYALTVPTIIGPVLMMAFIGTFTYEFEVSLLLLARTLDGASPLAYSWLIGAFGAGSVAGGLYCMRRPQTGVARLIRACVLYAAGLAAVAVAPVLWLAVGLMFVVGLASITFLTTGNSTIQLAARPEMRGRVTALWSTAFLGTTPIGASIIGAVGGVSPRLAVGLGAAACVAALGVGVTVSRSSTRATPGTTPPE, from the coding sequence GTGGCTCCTGACCCGGAAAGGAGCCACGCGGGGACGGTTGCGGGCATCTCGTTCGCCGCCTTCGCCGTCCCCAACTTCCGGAAGTTCGCCATCGGCCAGGCCGTCAGCCTGATCGGGACGTGGACGGAAACCGTTGCCCTTGCCCTGCTCGTCCTGCACCTGACCAACTCCGGGTTTCTCCTCGGTCTCGTCACCGCCGCCCGGTACGTGCCGGTCCTGCTTTTGACCCCGTATGCCGGGCTCATTGTGGACCGGTCCTCGAAGCGTCGCGTCCTGCTGGTCACGCAGACGGGCCTGGCCGGACTGTCGGTCGTCATGGGCACATTGGCTTTCGCCGGCCGGGCGAACCTCCCCGCGGTGTTCACTATTGCGGTCGCTTTCGGCTGCCTGTCAGCTCTCGATAATCCGGCCCGGCAGGCTTTCATCCCCGAGATCGTCGGCCGCGACCTGATTCGCAATGCGGTGACCATCAACAGCACCTTCGTCAATGTCGGCCGGGCTCTCGGACCGCTGCTCGCCGCAGTTCTCGTGGCAACAGCCGGTATCGGCTGGTGCTTCTACATCAACGCGGCAAGTTTCGGAGCGGTCATCATCGCCCTCACACTTCTCGACCGTGCTCAGCTCGCCCCGACCGTCCCGGTGCCACGAACGAGGGGGCAGTTCACCGCGGGAGTTCGTTACGCACTCACCGTGCCGACGATCATCGGACCTGTCCTGATGATGGCGTTCATCGGCACGTTCACGTATGAGTTCGAGGTGAGCCTCCTCCTGCTGGCCCGAACCCTCGACGGCGCCTCGCCGTTGGCGTACAGCTGGCTGATCGGAGCGTTCGGAGCCGGATCCGTTGCGGGAGGCTTGTACTGCATGCGCCGCCCGCAGACCGGAGTCGCGCGCCTCATCCGCGCCTGCGTCTTGTACGCCGCAGGCCTGGCCGCGGTCGCTGTTGCCCCGGTCCTGTGGTTGGCCGTCGGACTGATGTTCGTCGTCGGTCTTGCCAGCATCACGTTCCTCACCACCGGGAACAGCACCATTCAGCTGGCCGCTCGACCGGAGATGAGAGGTCGTGTCACTGCGCTGTGGTCGACGGCGTTCCTCGGAACAACCCCAATCGGTGCGAGCATCATCGGTGCCGTCGGCGGTGTCAGCCCGCGGCTCGCAGTCGGCCTCGGTGCGGCAGCCTGCGTGGCGGCTCTAGGTGTCGGCGTCACCGTTTCGCGGTCATCGACTCGAGCGACGCCCGGGACGACACCACCAGAATGA
- a CDS encoding YoaK family protein, translating to MTSANTSPGPAMTSEATPRARVHLALVLLALASGATDAFAFLLLGGIFTANMTGNLVLAGLFSRPDWLSTLAGAVTAVVCFAGSSFVGFWVIRPTANADSSLATLRLLGVAVVAAGLQLVIVAEWLVWEGHTTLPLQCAFIGCSAAALGLQTVLAKKISGAAGLTTTFVTGTLTSVMEELADRKRGSKAIQVVIVLSLSAGAFAGTALSSSVPVIAPVLPFVLVAAAVILVVSSRASLESMTAKR from the coding sequence ATGACATCAGCGAACACTTCACCCGGGCCGGCAATGACCAGCGAGGCGACGCCGCGGGCGAGGGTGCACTTGGCGTTGGTTCTTCTTGCTCTCGCATCCGGCGCCACGGACGCGTTCGCGTTCCTTCTCCTGGGCGGGATTTTTACCGCGAACATGACAGGGAATCTCGTCCTCGCGGGACTGTTCTCCCGGCCGGACTGGCTGTCGACGTTGGCGGGCGCGGTGACCGCTGTGGTCTGCTTCGCCGGGTCGAGCTTTGTGGGTTTCTGGGTGATACGACCAACCGCGAACGCGGATTCGTCTTTGGCGACCCTTCGGCTGTTAGGGGTCGCCGTGGTTGCAGCGGGCCTGCAACTCGTGATCGTGGCCGAGTGGTTGGTGTGGGAGGGACACACGACGCTGCCGCTTCAGTGCGCGTTCATCGGCTGTTCCGCAGCGGCGCTCGGACTTCAGACGGTCCTGGCGAAGAAGATCTCCGGGGCGGCGGGGCTGACGACGACGTTCGTCACGGGAACGTTGACCAGCGTCATGGAGGAGCTCGCCGACCGGAAACGAGGGTCGAAAGCCATCCAGGTGGTGATCGTGCTGTCGCTCTCCGCCGGCGCATTCGCCGGAACGGCGCTGTCCTCATCCGTTCCTGTCATTGCGCCGGTGCTGCCGTTCGTGCTCGTCGCAGCGGCCGTCATTCTGGTGGTGTCGTCCCGGGCGTCGCTCGAGTCGATGACCGCGAAACGGTGA
- a CDS encoding CrcB family protein, with protein sequence MGRASSVLAAHQARTGAGVCSRGGRFVNVTVFILTCAAGGGGALVRYAVGRWASKSPHVWPWPTAVINATGSFLLGVVTTFPFAAPGSAQWVMVLGTGALGGYTTFSTASVEALSLARQGRWFLAAATVWGVLVTCLIGASAGLAVGAHL encoded by the coding sequence GTGGGCCGGGCATCGTCTGTTCTCGCCGCGCATCAAGCCCGCACCGGAGCCGGCGTCTGTTCCCGAGGGGGTCGCTTCGTGAACGTGACGGTTTTCATCTTGACCTGCGCGGCTGGAGGCGGTGGCGCCTTGGTCCGGTACGCCGTCGGCAGGTGGGCTTCGAAGAGCCCTCACGTGTGGCCGTGGCCGACGGCGGTGATCAATGCCACAGGTTCCTTTCTTCTTGGTGTCGTGACGACGTTCCCGTTCGCGGCTCCCGGATCGGCGCAGTGGGTCATGGTGCTGGGAACGGGCGCGCTCGGCGGCTACACCACGTTCAGCACCGCAAGCGTTGAAGCGTTGTCCCTGGCCCGGCAGGGCCGCTGGTTTCTCGCAGCGGCGACCGTGTGGGGCGTGCTCGTGACGTGCTTGATCGGGGCTTCCGCAGGCCTCGCAGTCGGCGCTCACCTTTGA
- a CDS encoding CrcB family protein, with translation MTVLGGQLIRDSVAMTVFRVFLVVVGGFVGTGARAAGEMLAPGRDGFPVGLVAINVVGAFVLGAVSAVASRAGVGRGMKDVLNVGIGVGVLGGFTSYSTMALAGTILFSRGAFVLAIAVSFALVSAGVLAAWAGHRLFSPRIKPAPEPASVPEGVAS, from the coding sequence GTGACTGTTCTCGGAGGTCAATTGATCCGCGACAGTGTGGCCATGACGGTATTCAGGGTGTTTCTCGTGGTGGTCGGCGGCTTTGTCGGTACCGGGGCTCGTGCGGCTGGCGAGATGCTTGCGCCAGGACGAGATGGTTTCCCGGTCGGCTTGGTCGCGATCAATGTCGTCGGCGCGTTCGTCCTGGGTGCGGTGTCGGCTGTTGCGTCACGGGCCGGCGTCGGCCGGGGGATGAAGGACGTGTTGAACGTCGGCATCGGAGTCGGCGTCCTGGGCGGGTTCACGTCGTACAGCACGATGGCGCTGGCCGGAACGATCCTGTTCAGCCGTGGCGCTTTCGTGCTCGCGATCGCCGTGTCGTTCGCTTTGGTTTCGGCGGGTGTTCTGGCCGCGTGGGCCGGGCATCGTCTGTTCTCGCCGCGCATCAAGCCCGCACCGGAGCCGGCGTCTGTTCCCGAGGGGGTCGCTTCGTGA